TGCCAGAAAAGCCGCAGCATGGATGCGTATAGCGAACTGCCGCCTCCATGCTTTGGCGTAGGCTGCGCCTGCGACAGCCCTACCGGCCTTGTCCCATATTTGAACCTGCCGCAGCTGTTCGGCTAATAACCAACCCGATTGCAATGCCATTGAAATGCCTTCTGCGATGATTGGGTGAGACTCGCCTGCAATGTTTCCAACCCGGAAAATGTCGTCCTGATATTGCTGTCGAATGCCTGGCCGGATCGGTCCGGCAGCCAGCCATTCTTCATGCAAACGCGCGTCAGCGAGAGCTGTTTGTGCTGAAGGGCAAGAGGCCAGAATATGGCGATGCACCACCTGTGCTGCCGACAACCCGGGCTGGTTCGATCGCAGTTGTGTGAGCACGTCACGCCGAATACAGCATGAAATTGATAGCCGCCCCTTATCTGCCCACACCATGCCCCCATAGCCCCCGGGGAACAAAAGTAGCGGCATCAGATTGCTCGCCAGTTTTGCCTGCGTTAAATGGGCTTTAAAGCCCAAGAAATCGTGGGGACGGTTGCGCTTTTCCAGATTGCTGGTGAGCTTTCCAGGTTCCCACGACCCATGTGCCGCGACAACTACCGGCGCGGCGAGGTCCATGGCCTGGCCACGTTCTTCAATGCGAACAGTGGCGAGGTCGCCATTACGGGTGATCTCTACCGCTCGCCAGGGCTGCAAGACGGTAATGCCAGCGTGGCGTGCAGCATCAAGCAACAGATTGTCCAGCACATCGCGGCCAAGGGCCCGTCCGAAAGCATCGCTATCGGCTTTCG
This sequence is a window from Devosia beringensis. Protein-coding genes within it:
- a CDS encoding NAD(P)/FAD-dependent oxidoreductase, which gives rise to MKFDAIVIGAGPGGASTALSLARQGRSVAIIERSEFPRRKVCGEFISAVNLALLDRLGVGEAFRNLAGPEVARLALFASGAALEAPMPKADSDAFGRALGRDVLDNLLLDAARHAGITVLQPWRAVEITRNGDLATVRIEERGQAMDLAAPVVVAAHGSWEPGKLTSNLEKRNRPHDFLGFKAHLTQAKLASNLMPLLLFPGGYGGMVWADKGRLSISCCIRRDVLTQLRSNQPGLSAAQVVHRHILASCPSAQTALADARLHEEWLAAGPIRPGIRQQYQDDIFRVGNIAGESHPIIAEGISMALQSGWLLAEQLRQVQIWDKAGRAVAGAAYAKAWRRQFAIRIHAAAFLAKLAIFPQSASLVRTVVKVLPAALSVGARVSGKTKTLPGF